CTGACCATCGTCAACGGCTACAAGGACGAGTCGATGATGCGCCTGGCGATGATCGGCCTCAAGCTCGGCAAGAAGGTCATCGTCGTCGTCGAGAAGCTCTCCGAGCTGCGCCTCCTGCTCGACGCCGCCAAGGACGCGGGCGTGCGGCCGCTGATCGGCATCCGCGTGAAGCTCCAGACCACGGGCGTCGGCAAGTGGCGGTCTTCGTCAGGACACTTTGCGAAATTCGGCTTAACAACGCCCGAGATCCTGGCGGCCGTCGAGACCCTGAAGGCCGAGGGCCTCTCCGACTGCCTCAAGCTCGTCCACTTCCACATCGGCTCCCAGATCTGCGACATCCGCGTGATCAAGGACGCGGTCAAGGAAGGCGCGCGCTACTACACGAAGCTGCGCAAGATGGGCCTCGGCGTCGAGTATCTCGACTGCGGAGGCGGCCTCGGCGTCGACTACGACGGCACGCACACCGCCGTCGAGAGCTCGATGAACTACAACCTGCGCGAGTACGTCGCCGACGTCGTCTACTCGGTGCAGGAGGTCTGCAAGCAGGAGAAGGTGCCCGAGCCGAACCTCGTCACCGAGTCCGGCCGCTCCATGGTCGCCCACCACGCGCTGCTCGTCGTCAACGTGTTCGGCTCGATCGAGACGGGTGCGACGCCCATCGAGTTCCGGGAGACGCCCGACGAGCATCAGGTCGTGCGCGAGCTCCGCGACGCGATCAAGACCCTCAACCCGAAGAACATCGCCGAGAGCTTCCACGACGGTCAGCAGCATCTCGAGGAGTCGTTCACCCTCTTCAAGCTCGGCTACCTCGGCCTCGAGGACAAGGCCAAGGTCGAGCACCTGTACTGGAAGCTCTGCATCGAGATCGGCAAGCTCCTCCCGAAGGCGAAGTTCGTCTCCGAGGACCTGCTCGAGATGCAGAAGTCGCTCTACGACCAGTACCTGTGCAACTTCTCGCTGTTCCAGTCCCTGCCCGACTCCTGGGCCATCGGCCAGCTGTTCCCGATCATGCCGCTGCACCGCCTCAACGAGGAGCCGACGCGGCGCGCGAGTCTCGTCGACATCACCTGCGACTCCGACGGCAAGATCACCAACTTCGCCTGCCACCGCAGCGCCGGCGGGACCTTGCCGGTCCACGCGCTCGACGGCAAGCCCTACTACCTCGGCTTCTTCCTGATGGGCGCCTACCAGGCGACGATGGGCGACATCCACAACCTCTTCGGGCGCGTCAACGAGGTCCACGTCTTCCAGGACCCCGCCGAGGAGAAGGGCTACTACATCGAGGAGACGATCCAGGGCCAGACAGTCCGAGACGTCCTCACCGGCATCCAGTACTCCGACTTCGAGCTCGTGCGCATGATCAAGGAGGCCGCCGACGCGCAGATCAAGTCGGGCGGCCTGAAGCCCCGCGAGGCCGCCGACCTCGTCGACCGCTACGAGGCGGTCCTGTCCGAGTACACCTACGTCGACCACCTGCCCACGGCCGACGAGAACAAGGTCCTGTCGCGCGCCCGCGCGAACGGCTCCGCCAAGCCCCCCGAGACCGTCGTCCAAGGCTCCTGACGCCCCGTTCGTCCCGGGCCGCGTCCTCGTCCCGGTAAAATAAAGTCACCCGCACGTTATGGGGGCGGCGCGTCCTCCCGGATATACTCGACATGAAAGGGAGGACCGCGCCATGAGAAGATCAGCCTTGCTCGCAGCCCTGCTCCTCGCCGCTGCGGCCGCCGTCCCGCCGCGCGCCCGGGCCGCGACGGATGAGGGCGTCGTCGTCGGATCCCGCCCGGGATTGTCGCTCGGCGGACGGGGCGCGTATTTCAAGCCGAAGGACGCGGCCGACGGGAGCTGGAGCGGAGGCGCGCAGGTCCGCCTCCATCTCGGGTCGGCGTTCGCGATCGAGGGCTCCGCGGACGTCCGCCAGGACCGCTTCGGCGAGACGGTCGTGGACATCGTCCCGGTCCAGGCCTCGCTGCTGGCGTACCTCTTTCCCGGCCGGCCGGTCTCGCCGTACATCCTCGGCGGCGCGGGCTGGTACTACACCCACATCAGCGACGTCTCGCCGTTCGGCGACCGCACCGACCACCGCTTCGGGCCCCACGCGGGCGCCGGCCTGCAGGTGTGGTTCAACAGACACTGGTCCATCGACGGTTCCTACCGCTACGTGTGGCTGTCCGCCTACCGGTCGCGGGACGCGTCGCACCCCCTCGGGCGGGAGATCCGCGACCGCGGCTGGATGGCCACGGCCGCCTTGAACTATCACTTGTTCTAGAGGAGGGCGAGACATGTCGCGAGCCATCGTCGGCGCCTGCGTCGTCGCGATCCTGTCGTTCTCGGCGGGACGGGCCGGACCCGTCGCCCGGGCGGGCGGCTGGTCGGACCGGGTCGCGGTCCCCCGGCCCGCGGAGAAGGAGATCGACCGCTGGCCCGCGCGCTCCCGGAGCGCCGCGCGCGTCACGATGGCCCGGTACGGCATGCCCGACGAGGTCGGCGAGGACGCCTTGGTCTGGCGCAACAACGGCCCGTGGAAGAAGACGACCGTCCATCGCCGGGCCTGGCTGCGCTACCTCTTCGGCGCCGAGCCGGACTGCGTCGAGAACGCCGTCGCCTACGACGTGCCGACGCGCAGCCTCGGGGACCTGGAGCTCTTCGACGACAGGATCACCGCGGACCCGGCGGGCGCGGAGCTCTCCTCGCGCGCGGAGAGCGAGGCCGGCAACTACCTGACGCTGAACCTCGCCGACGAGATCATCAACGGAAAGCGCACCGTCGCCGAGGCGAAGGTCTTCCAGGCCCGGATCCTGAGGCTCGCCGACTCCGGGAAGTCGTCGCCCTACCTCGCCGGCCTGCTGTTCGCGCCCGGCCGCGGGGCCCTCAGTCGAGCCAGTCTCTTTCCTTGAGCTTCCTGGGCAGGTAGGTCTTGGTCAGGTACTGGAAGTCCTTGTTGGCCAGCGCGTCGAGCTCGTACTTCAGGCCCGACGTCAGCATGCGCTTGAGCTCGA
The Elusimicrobiota bacterium DNA segment above includes these coding regions:
- a CDS encoding porin family protein; this encodes MRRSALLAALLLAAAAAVPPRARAATDEGVVVGSRPGLSLGGRGAYFKPKDAADGSWSGGAQVRLHLGSAFAIEGSADVRQDRFGETVVDIVPVQASLLAYLFPGRPVSPYILGGAGWYYTHISDVSPFGDRTDHRFGPHAGAGLQVWFNRHWSIDGSYRYVWLSAYRSRDASHPLGREIRDRGWMATAALNYHLF
- the speA gene encoding biosynthetic arginine decarboxylase, encoding MPPPKTWTIDAAESLYNLEGWGLNYFGINAKGNVTLQPKKEPEGAIDILDVVNDVASRNIKMPVLIRFQDILRRRVAVINEAFADAIKEHGYGGRFFGVYPIKVNQFREVVEEISDAGRSWQYGLEAGSKGELLAVLAMNSGDSLTIVNGYKDESMMRLAMIGLKLGKKVIVVVEKLSELRLLLDAAKDAGVRPLIGIRVKLQTTGVGKWRSSSGHFAKFGLTTPEILAAVETLKAEGLSDCLKLVHFHIGSQICDIRVIKDAVKEGARYYTKLRKMGLGVEYLDCGGGLGVDYDGTHTAVESSMNYNLREYVADVVYSVQEVCKQEKVPEPNLVTESGRSMVAHHALLVVNVFGSIETGATPIEFRETPDEHQVVRELRDAIKTLNPKNIAESFHDGQQHLEESFTLFKLGYLGLEDKAKVEHLYWKLCIEIGKLLPKAKFVSEDLLEMQKSLYDQYLCNFSLFQSLPDSWAIGQLFPIMPLHRLNEEPTRRASLVDITCDSDGKITNFACHRSAGGTLPVHALDGKPYYLGFFLMGAYQATMGDIHNLFGRVNEVHVFQDPAEEKGYYIEETIQGQTVRDVLTGIQYSDFELVRMIKEAADAQIKSGGLKPREAADLVDRYEAVLSEYTYVDHLPTADENKVLSRARANGSAKPPETVVQGS